Sequence from the Nerophis ophidion isolate RoL-2023_Sa linkage group LG10, RoL_Noph_v1.0, whole genome shotgun sequence genome:
ATAATAATTAACCGTGAAAAAATAATAgccaaaataatatttattttatttattttgaaatgcattatccatccatttttttgttGATTATTAGTATCAACATGTTATCTTTTTATCATGagatgatgcctttatctctattgtCTCTATAAGTAgtgatacccatccatccattttctaccactttttccctttggggtcgctggtgcctatctcagctacaattgggtggaaggcggcgtataccatggacaagtcaccacctcatcacagggccgaaacagatagacagataacattcacactcacattcacacactagggccaatttagtgttgccaatcaacctatccccaggtgcatgtctttggaagtgggaggaaaacacatgcagtcacggggaggacatgcaatctCCACtaagaaaaatcccgagcccgggattgaacccaggactactcaggaccttcgtattgtgagccagacgcactaacccctctaacaCCGTGCTGCCAGAAATGCATTATATCAATTTAAATACCAGAAAAGAAGCTcattatcaaaataaaacatgaataatgtACAATTGAATTCAAATTTTACACTGATACATAATTATATTAAAAGTAATATAATATTTTTACTAAAAACTACAATTAGTAAATTACACATTGTTGTATTTAATTGATTCATCTTATTGCACCAATTTAATTTTTTGGCTGAAAAGAAAACAGATGTAATTTTAAGAATTGAAGTGGTGTGATACCTCGCTTATTGTTATTAATCTGTTTAAGAGTCCTTTAAAATCAtatcatataaaaaatataaaaaaatgcaaatcCAATAGTCGTTACAGAAACccaaaatgttatcaaaaacaCTTTTTATAGGGAGTATTACTAGTTTAATACACAGAAACCAATATGAAATGCTTATGAATACAGTAAATGAACTCTGTACGTCTTGTTCACCTTGAATGAAGACTCTTGATGGCGATGAGCTTTTCACAAACGCCCCTGTGTACTTTGCTACAACTGCAACAGTGTTGCTCACCTTGTTTGTCAAAGTGCTGCCATTCCTGCATGTTGTACCCAAGAACGCAAGGTTTTTGTGCTCATGCACGCTATTAAGATTACATAAACTGATGCAGTCACACATTctggttgtcaaacttttttcaccaagtaccatacTAGAAAACACTCCAAGTACCGCTATAATGACCAACATCAAAATACAGTTGCCTGAAAGGCcgcagtattcattaaaacaaggcagagtttttatttaacacatatattttatatttttggccactgtaacattacacccagttagaacagtaacactgtgtgtgaATATTTAATTAGGTGATTTTTGGGCATACCACCAAATGGATCCTGTGTACCACTAGGGGTACACATACCAAAGTTTGAGAATATCTACCCTAAACTGACTTACCTGTATTATGGTGCGTTCAGTGTCACTCGGTAAACAAGGACTCCAAGTtttttgttgactttgattgGACTATTACTGTATGCTATAACTTTATTTGGCTTTGCGCTGGCTTTTTTTCAGCCATAATTCATCTAGAAATAGTCAAAAGCCCAGAGAATGAATCACCAACGCACACAGTAAATCAATGCTTTCAcctaataaatataaaaatggtacaacattaaaattaaaacaagtgacacaattgtgttgttttcaatcaatcaatcaatgtttacttatatagccctaaatcactagtgtctcaaagggctgcacaaaccaccacgacatcctcggtaggcccacatatgggcaaggaaaactcacacccagtgggacatcggtgacaataatgatccagtgggacgtctgtgacaataatgattatgagaaccttagagaggaggaaagcaatggatgtcgagcgggtctaacatgatactgtgaaagttcaatccacaatggatccaacacagtcgcgagagtccagtccaaagcgggtccaactcagcagcgggagtcccgttcacagcggagccagcaggaaaccatcccaagcggaggcggatcaggagcgcagagatgtcgaggcggatcagcagcgcagagatgtccccagccgatacacaggcaaacagtacatggccaccggatcggaccggaccccctccacaggggagagtgggacatagaagaaaaagaaaagaaacagcagatcaactggtctaaaaagggagtctatttaaaggctacagtatacaaatgagttttaaggtgagacttaaatgcttctactgaggtggcatctcgaactgttaccgggagggcattccagagtactggagcccgaacggaaaacgctctatagcccgcagactttttttgggctttgggaatcactaacaagccggagtcctttgaacgcagatttcttgccgggacatatggtacaatacaatcggcaagataagatggagctagaccgtgtagtattttatacgtaagtagtaaaaccttaaagtcacatcttaagtgcacaggaagccagtgcaggtgagccagtacaggcgtaatgtgatcaaactttcttgttcttgtcaaaagtctagcagctgcattttgtaccaactgtaatcttttaatgctagacatggggagacccgaaaataatacgttacagtagtcgaggcgagacgtaacaaacgcatggataatgatctcagcgtctttagtggacagaatggagcgaattttagcgatattacggagatgaaagaaggccgttttagtaacgcttttaatgtgtgcctcaaaggagagagttgggtcgaagataatacccagattctttaccgtgttttatttattatattcatTTTAATCCCTGAAGGGGCATTATTTACTCAACTGGAGAGTGTGCCAggcatttattaaagagtaagcTTTCAGTTGTATTGTAATaattaaactaaaataaaaataatttaatttaatgtttttCTTCCCCCCAAAATCACTTAGGAATGTTATCAAGCAACTACTGTATGGTTCTTACCTGATAGCACTGATGCACATTGTTTTCTCCATCACTAGGGGGCAGCATATGGTGCAGAACTGCCTCAGCTGCTGTGAAAGATATttgaaatggggaaaaaaaaagacacatgaAATAAAGTTAAAGCAGCATTAAGGTCTTTCAAACTGAAGGGGATGCCATTGCATGTAAATAGTGAGATTAAATAATTATGAATACGTATTCATGTGTGCATACAGTATACAACCGTTATGGGGGTGGTGTTGCTTCGGGGTCTGGTCTTGGGTGGCGTTTTGTCTCGGCTCATTTGTGGAACCCACATGGGACGGGAGCATGCTGGTAGTCCTCCATGCATCGTGATGCTGTGTGGCTCCCAGCAGAGACAGgaaggaagaggagaagaagcCGAGCGTGATGTCTTTCACTGACAGCTGCTATGTGAAAATAAACACATTACGATACAGCCAGGACGTGATATTCCAAATATTAGAAGAAAAACATTTgcaatatacagtcgtggataAGTTGGGCCCTCAGGTCAAAAAAGTTAAGAACCCCTGACATAATAAATTgaatgttcaatatttaatgctgGTACATCAGAATTGCACCATGCAATAATTCTACATTATACGATGTGATATTTGAGACTGGTATTGCAATATTATACCATCAAATATTCTAATATAATACCAATATTGTGATAATAATATACTGGTATAGTGATACTGTACAACTATTTATACGAAGCATCCCAAAACGATATATTAAGATTAGTCACGTTCGGAGCACATTGTGGATGCGCGtgttgagtcaccccaagatgcagtgggaccagacagacaggaattgcaggtaagagcttggtttaatatacaaaaagtgattaaaagaacactggtacaaaacagcaAAAGAACATGCGTGCCTACGCACAGAAGGCTAAGctaaaacccagtaactcaattatggtcaaaactgagctgataataattttggagttcctaggttaTATGCTTtatattagtgtatgcgatattgtaatttgttccgtaagtaagctgttacgcgcatggcaggacctagcaactaccacataactgcgtacatacaacagaaaaacctagtatctcaagggaccaatcggaccttctttgtcagtcgctttattgtctttaatgagacatttgcacgaatgggggccgacggtcaacctgattatgtgatattatggcacgaggggatatttggaagattggcccaggacgttgcaagcaccttcattaaatgtattgttcttgattcttccccttgcatactcttttgggcagataactctggaggtcaaaataaaaactggacgctgtacacggctcttgcccaatgtgcaaacgcagaatggggaccacccgagattgtgataaaatatctggagaaagggcacacgttcatgagagcagattcaatccataataataataataataataataatggattagatttatattgcgcttttctattgttatatactcaaagcgctcacagagaagtgggaacccatcattcattcacacctggtggtggtaagctacatctgtagccacagctgccctggggtagactgacagaagcgtggctgccagtttgcgcatggctcaatcggcaagaaaatgaaaggtcaagaaaacatctatacgtttgatgagtttgtaaatctttgtaagacagcatcaagatagattgttttttctttgttttctcaaaatcagctaaaaGTGAGTTcttggttttgcctttggacgggagagactgtggttctcaaccttttttcagtgatgtaccccctgagaattttttttaaattcaagtaccccttaatcagagcaaagtatttttggttgaaaaaaaagagataaagaagtaaaatacagcactatgtcatcagtttcggatttattaaattgtataacagtgcaaaatattgctcatttgtagtggtctttcttgaactatttggaaaaaaagatatacaaataactaaaaacttgttgaaaaataaacaagtgattcaattataaataaagatgtctacacatagaagtaggcatcaacttaaagtgccctctatggggattgtaatagagatccatctggattcatcaacttaattctaaacatttcttcacaaaaaaagaaatctttaacatcaatatttatgggacatgtccacaaaaaaatctagctgtcaacactgaatattgcaattgtgtatttttttccactgtttatgtacttacattcatattttgttgaagtattattcaatagatatatttataaaagattgttgaattgttgctatttttagaatatttaaaaaatatatataacgtaccccttggcataccttcaagtacccccaggggtacgcctacccccatttgagaaccactgcactagtgtcAAACAGTTATGTAGTAATAATTCATGTTGATATCTTCTTTGGTACAGTACCTGTATACTAGCACACTCTATATTTACATATTATCTTTCAGGTACAACATCAGTTTACCACAATCAAATATGGCAAAGAGTAACACAATACAAAATAACATATTGATTCTTCCTTGTCGCTAGGCAGACATCTTGAAGCTCAACGGATGGCCAATGGAATTTTCATAATAATTAGCATGAGCGTGGGATAGCAACACTTTTCCATGCAGGTCACAACGACAGGGTGACATGGGGGCTGTTTGGGGGGGCCTTAGTTGACTCAATGCCTCATAGACCCCCCCACCAAACAGCCCACCCTTGTCCTGTCTTTTCTCCCTTCAGCAGAGAACAGTAGAACACTGTTTGGCTAAAGGGGGGAGTCGCCCCGACTGGCCCTTGGGTTATTTATCAGCGTATCCTGGACGGGTCGGGCCACATCGGCAGAtaatggtggtggtgggggggggaaaCAGAGGGTGGGCAGCAGTATATAAACGGGCGCCCTCTGGACAATCCCGCGCTCTACAATAACACAAGACATGGCGTTCAACGGAACCTGGAAAGTTGACCGTAGCGAGAACTATGACAAGTTCATGGAACAAATGGGTGAGTCTTGTGTCCTGGCTGGTACCACGTCCTAGAGCTGTTGGATCAGACCAAACTCTTGGGGGCGACTCGCGGTTCTCAGGGTACATTAGCGTCAAGTGTGAATTCCACCAACAAGACATCTATTGACTTTTTTgtcaaaggaaaaaaagacatgaGGGGAACATTCGCGTACGCTAAGGTACGGAAACTTAGTACTGACCAACGTCCATGGATGTTTTTGTCTCAGGAAAAAACAAACAGGGATTGTTCCTTAAGCAATGGAAGGAGAGTACCAACAAAACTACATCTACCGatatttttatggaagaaaaaaaaaacataaggggGACATCGCATTAGCCTTTAAGGGAAAGAAATACCAACAAACTATTTTTAAGGATGTACAAAGTCTTCTTGGCTCTGGACTAAAGAGGTTAATAACATTTCTGGTTTAAGCCTGTAccaatattttttgtaaaactaCAATGTTATTCTTGTAACTTTATTATAACATATTATTCTTTTAACATTATgaccttttttcttgtaaattcatttttttcagACTTTTTGAGTTCTAAACTGTTGTCATCGTAATTCTATAACAACTTTTACAAATGTTAAACATTATTCTCTTGTATGCAATTACTTAATTCTGGTTGGATTACAATTTTTCTCGTTTCCAATGACTGAATTCTCATAGTTTTCTCACAGTTCTTATTCCCTAGGAATATTACAACTGTATTACTTTATCATTGTAACTTCACAACTGGCTCTTGGTTAGCATACTCAGTGACTATATTCTTATCTTGTAATATTACTTTATTCCAGTAATATTTCTGTAACTTTATGATTGTGACGTAATTTTTTTCTGATTATTTAcaactgtttttgtttactgtttAATATTACAAACAATCTCAAAATGTTCTGTCAATATTTTTGAAACTATAACATTCACACTTTTTTCAGTTTTCCCGTAATATTGACTACTTTTGCAACATTACCATTTTTTTTAACGCAATAGTAAACGTGTTTCCGACTTAATGTTATTATGTTGATGTTACTCACGTAACAATAATATCGTAAACCAAACCATACGGATCCATTAACGTGGATAACTAAACACCGCTAAACTGAACTAACTCAacacaaaataatccacaaattaAGCACGATATTTTTTCTCCTATTAAACAAAGGCATTAATGTGATGAAGCGCAAGCTGGCTGAACACGACAACCTGAAGATCATCATTGAGCAGAACGGCGACAACTTTCACATCAAAGAATCCAGCACGTTCCGCACTAAAGACATCGACTTCACCCTCGGGACCGCCTTCGACTACAGCCTGGCTGACGGCACTGACGTCTCAGTAAGAGCTCACACTATTGGATGATAACAAAAAAAGTAGTTATTGTATTAATAAATTGAAAGACTAAACTCTTAATGACAACTGAATGGAAATGTCTACGATTAGGGCACGTGGCAGATAGAAGGAGATGTGCTAAAGGGTAAATTCACCAGAAAAGATAACAACAAGGTGCTAACCACCACCAGGAGTCTTGTGAGTGGAGAATTGGTGCAGGTCAGTAAATATTGCAGATTGTTGGATTTTACTTGACCCAAAaaacttattttgttttgtttccccccGCAGACTTACAACTACGAGGACGTTGATGCAAAGAGAATTTTCCAGAAGCAATAATTTTTACCttgattttttaaacatgtatttatagatgtgtatatatagggAAATAACACTACTGTGTACTacctttgtgtgtttttttgccGTAATTCGTCTAATAAAAGTGCATTTTTGTCATGTGTGAGTTTGACATAGTCTGATTGTGACACGTCTAACATAATGGACAATCGGGGGTAAAGACACAATGGGAAGGTTGGGAATAATTCTGGACAATGACGTTCATTCATTGCCAAGATGTACAGTAATGAGTGTAATTGTATCGTCCATCCACACAAGGGCGGTATTAGTCTTTTGTTTTAGACaaaagagacacatttttttgatatatcgtatttccttgaattgcctcagggggtatatagtatgcgcctgccttgaattactgccgggtcaaactcgcttcacaaaataatttgcgcatgcttagtattaccgcctggtcaaactcatgacgtcatgagtgacacttcccctgtcatcattttcaaaatggaggaggctgatttcaataccggtaatttgaaatcgcgtaaagggaagaagattaggagctattcagtaggatttaaggaccaagcttacatcacactcaattttttactgcatgcctttggtaagtgccggagtgagaagaggttttaaaataatcagtgcatgcttacttttaccacatgcctttggtaagcgcaggagtgagaagaagttttaaattaattagcgtcccggcggcaattcaaggaaatacggtaatcacaatgttattaaacacacaaaaaaaacgttaaatattattttacttgAAGTAAATGAGGGGGACGTTGAGGGATTGCAATAATAGGGCCGGTATTAGTTTTCAGTGTGGATTCATAATGATAAATGTTTACAGCGATTCTGTCATTAACTGGGCTATACATTACATTAAATGTAGAGGGCATCcgcaaagtattcacagcacttcaatttttccacattttgttatcttATCTCCTTGTGTTAAtttatgtttccctcttgttttcattttttttacctttttacacacctacacacgcacacgcgcgcacacacactctgtgaaaatgtgtatatttgtctatatatgtgtcaaatatatatatacagtatgtacatatgtatgtatatatgtacatgtacatatatatatatatttatatatataaacacacatatacacttctttagacacaaatatacacataaacacacgtaTATTACTCtacttgtatatacacacatatatgatatacttgtatatgtatgtataaacatatgcaCAGATATATATGCacgcatatatttatatatatacatgcacgtatatatacacatatatgtatatatatacatatacagtatatacttatatatacatatatatatacacactcatataaatatatatatgtgtgtgtgtgtgtgtgtgtgtgtgtacatatatatatatatatacacaatattagTACGATACAATACattaatgtatatttacatatataaaattGGTGCGAAacaagcttgtagggatgatatagtctcttgtgttttttcctgacctaacatatattacgttctaccccggtattgagcactgtgtaacggataaaccacagaaacctcgactatccatcaattttctgctgcttattcccttcagggtcgcggggggcgctggtgcctatctcagctacaatcgggcggaaagccttacaccctggacaagtcgccacctcatcgcagggccaacacagatagacagacaacattcacactcacacattagggccaatttagtgttgccaatcgccctatccccaggtgcatgtccaaagacctcgactatatatatatatatatatatatatatatatatatatatatatatatatatatatatatatatatagcagtgtAAAGTTAGTGCATGTAATAATAAGATAGAGAGTGACTCAGTGTTTAACTCCTTTACTTCAAACCGTTAGCCAGTACAGTGATGACGTCCATCCGTATATAGCACATACTAACAACAAGCCATCTGATTGGCTAAGGCATCTTCATGCCAATACAGTACAGGTTATATTAACCTTATGCAACATCACCCCCTTTTAAGTATGAACCCTTATCATTTAACTTCAAGCATTTAACAATACTaactcaaatatttatttttatttttcaacgtgAACCATATCATTCTCATCTCTTCTCCCCCCTTTTTTTTCCTTACACCAGACTGTTAACAGTTACAttctctttctctctttttttttttttttttttttttggaacattgACAATGACAGTCTGGAACCCTTTTTAACCCGTCAAGTCACAAATCCAGTCTCTTAGGCGGACGTGAGTGTCTGCCCGAGCTTGTAACATATATAGCATCTGGCTCCGCCGCAGGTTGGTTTGCACTATCTGAGCCAGTGTCCTCTCTGTTGGCTGGCTGCTGGGTTGCACGCAGGTGTGAACGGTTTCTCCTCAACAGCCCATCCTCTGATCTGACGAGGTACGACCTTGGGGCAGCTGCCCGCTGTACGACTGTCCCGTGAACGTTTTCCGTAGTGATCCATACACTCTGGCCTGGGTGTAACTCCGGTTTGTTGTAGTGTTGCTCGTTTTCGTTTCCCTTGTGTCTCTGTGTTTCGGAACTGTTTGATGTTTAGCCAGCGTGGAGACAGTGTTTTGGGCATTTGTGTGTAGTTCTTAACTGTCTCCCCATGAGTAGCTGGGCTGGAGAGTAGCCGTTTTCCAACGGGGTGGCTCGGTAACTGAGTAGAGCTTTTGCGTAGTCTCCTCCCTCTTTCCATAAGCCTTTTACAGTGGCCACCGCTCGCTCAGTTTCTCCATTGGCTTGTGGGTATCGTGGGCTCCTGGTCATGTGAGTAAAGCTATACTCACTGGCAAAGTTTTTGCAGAGAGTAGCGGCAAATTGCGGTCCATTATCTGACATCAACACTTCGGGGACTCCATGCCGAGCAAAGATGTTCTTCAGAGCCGATATGACTGTCTCCGCAGTTGCAACATGGAGGTGCGCCACTTCAATGTAGCGAGAAAAATAGTCTATCACAATCAGGTAAGTCTTCTTGTCCCAGATGAACAAATCTGTTCCGACGCGTTGCCATGGTCGCTCCGGTATAGGGGTTGTCAACAGAGGCTCTCTCTGTGTGGTCCTGTGTTTTATACATATGGGACAGTTTCCCACTTTCTGGGTGATTTCAGTTGAGAGCCCTGGCCACCAGACCGACTGACGGGCCCTGGCTCGGCATTTTCCTATCCCTTGGTGGCCCTGGTGGAGGGTGTCAAGCATGTTTTCTCTTAAGGAGCTGGGGATGACAATCCTCTGTCCTTTTAGGAGAAGTTCCCCGGCCACAGACAGGTAATCTCTTGCGTACCAGTAGGGGCCGATATCAGGTGGCAGGTGAGCTTTGTCAGGCCACTTTGTTTGACAGTACTGTCTCAATGTAATGCAGACAGGGTCTTCTTTCTGTTTCTCTGCCAGCTGTTGCAGTCTCGCTTCGGTGGCTGGGAGGCTCTGTCTGATGGAGTCCACAAAGATCTGGACGTCTGCCTCCAGCTCTTCCTCTTCCTGTGTGGCTGTGTGACACACTGGTGCTCGTGACAGCGTGTCTGCAGTGATGAGGTGAACTTCAACAGTCTCAGTCGAAATCTCAAGACACGAGGAGGAAGCTCATCCAGTGCTTTGGAACTCAGGAGGGGGACCAAGGGTTTGTGATCTGTCTCAATTGTGAAGCTCATGCCTAACAGGTACGATTGCAGGCGTTCACATGCCCAGGTTGCTGCTAGTGCCTCCTTCTCGATCTGAGCATAGTGTTTTTCCGCATTAGATAGCTGTCTGGAGATGAACACTACCGGTTTCCAGTCCTCACTCTCTGGCTGTTTCTGGATCAGAACAGCTCCAATCCCGAAAGACGATGCGTCAGCCGACACACGCGTCTCTGCATACGGTGAGTATACAGCAAGGACTCCGGGTGAGCTCAGTTCGGATTTTAACTTCTGATAAGCTTCTTGCTGTGGTATCCCCCAGCACCATTCTGTCTTCTCCTACTGAAGAATTGTTAGAGGCTGTGC
This genomic interval carries:
- the LOC133559846 gene encoding fatty acid-binding protein, intestinal-like; the protein is MAFNGTWKVDRSENYDKFMEQMGINVMKRKLAEHDNLKIIIEQNGDNFHIKESSTFRTKDIDFTLGTAFDYSLADGTDVSGTWQIEGDVLKGKFTRKDNNKVLTTTRSLVSGELVQTYNYEDVDAKRIFQKQ